One region of Takifugu flavidus isolate HTHZ2018 chromosome 14, ASM371156v2, whole genome shotgun sequence genomic DNA includes:
- the LOC130537997 gene encoding LOW QUALITY PROTEIN: unconventional myosin-XIX (The sequence of the model RefSeq protein was modified relative to this genomic sequence to represent the inferred CDS: inserted 1 base in 1 codon) — protein MNSADIRPTAGAGLGRGGRPCFVRRAASPSSLNDPLDGDIQAFLTEEDQLHTYDDLTKVNPVTPTTVLKCLQARYRLQVFYTHAGCTLVALNPFQPVPHLYSQDVMLEYHCAPQPQEFKPHVFIVAEEAYRNVRGQLHPVNQSLVVSGESGAGKTWTSRCLMKYYATVAASSSVDQSQDTVERIERRVLDSNPIMEAFGNACTLRNNNSSRFGKYIQLQLDSSQLLVGASVQTYLLEKTRVACQPVDERNFHIFYQMMNGATDLQRKEWKMAHGQRFAWLPASEKTLEEDGFQETLEAMGHLGISAGTQRQIFKILAGILQLGNVTFSTSLDESQPCSLDEESKDFLQGAAELLCVSAEELQTCLRVRTLQAGKHSLAKPCSQAESSTRRNCLAKVTYARLFEWLVTFINNSICADASVWTNFIGVLDVYGFECFGVNNLEQLCINYANEKLQQHFVAHYLRAQQEEYVSEGLEWSFVKYQDNQSCLDLMEGGPVGVFSLLNEESRLNRASDAQTLRVRLEKELSNNPSISWDRFSREPHFTVAHYAGGVSYQIQGMVEKNKDPVPPELISLLLKSDVPLLRHIFSGKDPKDQSSKELSKVTVVSKFKNSLESLMKILHSTTPHYTRCIKPNPDCQPMTFQEEQVTSQLRACGIVETIHISAAGFPIRIPFKDFLQRYGIIGKHSGSKSGGDSADHGLTGVKEACQEVKKLLHVVFQHTQRDLLISLDQERHNALVHCGRTKVFLSQPMLHLLEDRRKTILSRCAFTIQCCWRRYRRRRHRSCQQSATLIQAAVRSWLVRRKLRRWDRAAAVIQNTWKKWKTLLKSLAEAELDDAKDLAEEDPPGLTPVVRERGSVQLSHIQEPXTVRGWPMGLALASAPSITVSMTATGLQKMMSVMASLNLPSRRGEYKVETNQCTRELASIRAQPKGSVKLHCQRSPLLYADRQPDLKSDVTGFNEILLEKTL, from the exons ATGAACTCTGCCGACATCCGACCAACCGCTGGAGCAGGTCTCGGTCGTGGAGGGAGACCG TGTTTTGTCAGGAGAGCCGCCTCGCCGTCGTCTCTGAATGATCCACTGGACGGAGATATCCAGGCCTTCCTCACTGAGGAAGACCAACTGCACACTTACGATGACCTCACTAAAGTCAACCCAGTGACCCCAACAACAG TGCTGAAGTGTCTGCAGGCCAGATACAgactgcaggtgttctacaccCATGCTGGATGCACCCTGGTGGCCCTCAACCCCTTCCAGCCTGTTCCACACCTGTACTCCCAGGATGTGATGCTGGAGTATCACTGTGCTCCTCAGCCTCAG GAGTTCAAGCCACACGTCTTCATTGTGGCTGAGGAAGCCTACAGGAACGTTCGTGGTCAGCTGCATCCAGTCAACCAGTCCCTGGTGGTCAGCGGTGAGAGCGGAGCTGGGAAG ACGTGGACGTCTCGATGCCTGATGAAGTATTACGCCACTGTGGCAGCCTCGTCCTCGGTGGATCAGAGTCAGGACACAGTGGAGAGGATAGAGAGGAGGGTGCTGGACTCCAACCCCATCATGGAAGCCTTCG GCAACGCCTGCACCCTgaggaacaacaacagcagccgcTTTGGGAAGTACATCCAACTCCAGCTGGACAG TTCTCAGCTGCTGGTGGGAGCATCTGTGCAGACATATTTGCTGGAGAAGACGCGGGTGGCCTGCCAGCCCGTCGACGAGAGGAACTTCCACATCTTTTACCAG ATGATGAATGGAGCCACAGACCTGCAGAGAAAGGAGTGGAAGATGGCGCACGGCCAGAGGTTTGCATGGCTGCCAGCGTCTGAAAAAACCCTCGAAG AGGATGGTTTTCAGGAGACGCTGGAGGCAATGGGCCACCTGGGCATCTCTGCAGGAACCCAGAGACAGATATTTAAG ATATTAGCCGGGATTCTGCAGCTCGGAAATGTGACTTTCTCCACGTCTTTGGATGAGTCGCAGCCTTGCAGCCTCGATGAAGAGTCCAAAG actTCTTACAGggggctgctgagctgctgtgtgtctctgctgaggaGCTCCAGACGTGTCTGAGGGTGAGGACGTTGCAGGCCGGCAAGCACAGCCTTGCAAAGCCATGTTCCcaggcagagagcagcaccaggaggaacTGCCTCGCCAAGGTCACCTACGCCCG GCTGTTTGAGTGGCTGGTCACCTTCATCAACAACAGCATCTGTGCAGACGCGTCCGTGTGGACTAACTTCATCG GAGTTCTGGACGTGTACGGCTTTGAGTGCTTTGGCGTCAATAACCTGGAGCAGCTGTGCATCAACTACGCCaatgaaaagctgcagcagcacttcGTAGCTCACTATCTCCGAGCCCAACAG GAGGAATATGTGTCAGAGGGGTTAGAGTGGTCCTTTGTGAAGTATCAGGACAACCAGAGCTGTCTGGACCTCATGGAGGGAGGCCCCGTCGGTGTCTTTTCGCTCCTTAATGAG GAGAGTCGTCTGAACCGAGCCTCCGACGCACAGACTCTCCGGGTTCGCTTGGAGAAGGAGCTCAGTAATAACCCCAGCATCAGCTGGGACAGGTTCAGCAGGGAGCCGCACTTCACCGTGGCCCATTATGCCGGTGGAGTCAGCTACCAGATACAGGGAATGGTGGAGAAGAACAAG GATCCCGTCCCTCCAGAGCTCATCAGCCTGCTTCTGAAGTCGGACGTCCCGCTGCTCCGCCACATCTTCTCTGGCAAGGATCCCAAGGACCAGAGCAGCAAAGAGCTCAGTAAAGTGACGGTGGTCTCCAAATTCAAG AACTCCCTGGAGAGCCTGATGAAGATCCTCCACAGCACGACGCCTCACTACACCCGCTGCATCAAACCCAACCCAGACTGCCAACCAATGACCTTCCAAGAGGAGCAG GTGACCTCCCAGCTCAGAGCCTGTGGGATCGTGGAGACTATTCATATCAGCGCTGCTGGATTTCCAATACG GATTCCTTTCAAAGACTTCCTGCAGCGTTACGGAATAATTGGAAAACACTCGGGTTCCAAATCGGGTGGTGATTCTGCTGATCACG GGCTCACGGGTGTGAAGGAAGCGTGCCAAGAGGTGAAGAAACTGCTCCATGTGGTTTTccagcacacacagagggaCCTGTTGATCAGCCTTGACCAGGAAAGGCACAACGCGCTGGTCCACTGTGGGAGGACCAAGGTGTTCCTCAGCCAGCCGATG CTGCATCTGCTGGAGGATCGGAGGAAGACGATCCTGTCTCGGTGTGCCTTCACCATCCAGTGCTGCTGGCGGCGGTACCGGCGCCGCCGACACCGTTCCTGCCAACAGTCTGCCACCCTGATCCAAGCAG CGGTGCGGTCGTGGCTGGTCAGGAGGAAGCTGAGGAGGTGGGACAGAGCAGCTGCCGTCATCCAGAACACCTGGAAAAAGTGGAAG ACTCTATTAAAATCCCTCGCCGAGGCCGAGCTGGACGATGCCAAGGACCTAGCAGAGGAAGATCCTCCTGGTTTGACCCCTGTTGTGAGGGAGCGAGGCTCGGTGCAGCTCTCCCACATCCAGGAGC TCACAGTGCGAGGGTGGCCCATGGGCCTGGCCCTGGCCTCGGCCCCGTCCATCACCGTGTCTATGACGGCCACTGGCCTCCAAAAGATGATGTCTGTGATGGCCTCCCTCAACCTGCCCTCCAGGAGGGGGGAGTACAAGGTTGAGACCAACCAGTGCACACGGGAACTTGCCTCCATACGCGCTCAACCAAAG GGATCGGTGAAGCTGCACTGTCAGCGGTCGCCACTTCTGTATGCCGACCGGCAGCCAGACCTAAAAAGTGACGTGACCGGGTTCAACGAGATCCTGCTGGAGAAGACGCTGTGA
- the pigw gene encoding phosphatidylinositol-glycan biosynthesis class W protein, producing the protein MSQWDLKEAFVSNLNGTTLQEVALGSLIGPLCYLLRGLILILYYRAKGTLVFPHPKISHLLLDFSVLTLPIVLASTVLSSVLLHVTVGLVAVSAGLCCYVNSSPCARRRPNALGAFLQSHVKFRQVPFVTLSRVFVNVITAISILAVDFPVFPRRYAKTETYGTGVMDFGVGAYVFVNALVCPEARRRDDPGSNLTKQLVSVWPLVALGILRLASIKMTGYPEHVTEYGLHWNFFFTLATVRVAASLVFAVFPAGWSWAFAVLISGSYQLALEYPGLKDFLFHSTDRQSSFIHANREGVFSVLGYVAIYMAGVQVGLFLMQPRSRVGQWLPVIVKLLLGSLVLYVALCLCQNLLEPVSRRLANLPFCIWTVAQSLLFISCLAVADGVLLFSAWTSDCGPLPSSWSLGASGKTCDEAEHCLVQAVNRNQLLFFLVANVLTGLTNSVVDTLSCSSVCSLCVLLIYIFTTCSVIHVFHLCRITVKFW; encoded by the coding sequence ATGTCTCAGTGGGATTTGAAGGAGGCGTTTGTGAGTAATCTGAATGGGACCACTCTCCAGGAAGTGGCCCTGGGCTCCCTCATTGGCCCGTTATGCTACCTGCTGAGAGGACTGATTCTGATCCTGTACTATCGGGCTAAAGGGACACTCGTGTTTCCGCATCCAAAGATTTCCCACCTGCTTCTGGACTTTTCTGTGCTGACGCTTCCGATTGTCCTGGCCAGCACCGTTCTGAGCAGCGTCCTCCTCCATGTCACCGTGGGCCTGGTGGCCGTGTCCGCTGGGTTGTGTTGCTACGTCAACAGCAGTCCTTGCGCTCGGCGCCGACCCAACGCGCTCGGCGCCTTCCTCCAAAGCCACGTTAAGTTCCGGCAGGTTCCCTTTGTGACGCTCTCCCGAGTGTTTGTGAATGTGATTACAGCCATCAGCATTCTTGCTGTGGACTTTCCTGTTTTCCCCAGAAGATATGCCAAAACAGAAACCTACGGCACTGGCGTCATGGACTTTGGCGTTGGAGCGTATGTTTTCGTCAACGCTCTTGTCTGTCCAGAGGCCCGAAGGAGGGACGACCCTGGGTCCAACCTGACGAAGCAGCTGGTGTCCGTCTGGCCGCTGGTGGCGCTCGGAATCCTCAGGCTGGCCAGCATCAAGATGACCGGCTACCCGGAGCACGTGACGGAATACGGCCTCCACTggaatttctttttcactttaGCCACGGTCAGAGTTGCTGCTTCTCTGGTGTTTGCTGTGTTCCCAGCCGGGTGGTCGTGGGCCTTCGCCGTTCTGATCAGTGGATCCTATCAGCTGGCTCTGGAATACCCAGGACTGAAGGACTTCCTGTTCCACAGCACTGACAGACAGAGCAGCTTTATTCACGCCAACAGGGAGGGCGTCTTCTCGGTATTAGGCTACGTAGCCATTTACATGGCTGGAGTCCAGGTGGGGCTCTTCTTGATGCAGCCAAGATCCCGCGTTGGACAGTGGCTCCCCGTCATTGTTAAGCTCTTGCTTGGAAGTCTAGTTCTATATGTGGCGCTGTGCCTCTGCCAGAACCTCCTGGAGCCAGTCTCTCGCCGCTTAGCCAACCTACCTTTCTGCATATGGACCGTCGCTCAGTCCTTGCTTTTCATCAGCTGCCTCGCTGTGGCTGATGGCGTCCTGCTGTTTTCCGCGTGGACCTCCGACTGTGGGCCTCTTCCGTCCTCGTGGAGCTTGGGGGCTTCGGGCAAAACGTGCGACGAAGCAGAACACTGCCTGGTTCAAGCCGTCAACAGGAaccagttgttgtttttcttggtgGCGAACGTCCTGACAGGGTTGACCAACTCCGTGGTGGAcacactgagctgcagcagcgtgtGTTCACTGTGTGTCCTGCTCATTTACATCTTCACCACTTGCTCTGTGATACACGTTTTCCATCTTTGCAGAATTACTGTCAAATTCTGGTGA